The Zestosphaera sp. genome includes a window with the following:
- a CDS encoding pyruvate carboxylase subunit B: MARVGIIDTTLRDAHQSLLATRLRTEDMLPILEKLDKAGFTSLEVWGGATFDVAVRYLKEDPWERLRKVREGVRRAKLQMLLRGQNLVGYRHYPDDVVEKFVELAYKNGIDIFRVFDALNDSRNLAVSIKKAKSLGATVQGAICYTISPIHTVDYYLRYAEELVSMDVDVITIKDMAGILDPYTAHTLVTELKKRFKVPVNVHTHTTSGMAVATYVKSAEAGADYIDTAVSPLAFGTAQPGIQAVYFSLREDLRPEVDLTIINEISEYLERVINEKYAKLMTIKALTPDHNVLIHQVPGGMVTNLIAQLKELKAEGRLKEVLEEIPRVREDLGWPPLVTPLSQIVGTQAVLNVLLGRYKVVAKEVTNYVAGYYGRPPGRINPEVREKALKSVEEVLARPADLLKPELGKCYEEVKRMKVLITDENVMTYCLFPDVAKELLIELYDDYKSQEMEVEALIAYSQ, encoded by the coding sequence ATGGCTAGGGTTGGGATAATAGACACTACTTTGAGGGACGCCCACCAGTCGCTACTAGCCACCAGGCTGAGGACTGAGGACATGCTCCCAATCCTGGAGAAGCTTGATAAGGCTGGTTTCACCAGCCTTGAGGTCTGGGGTGGGGCTACCTTCGACGTTGCTGTCAGATATCTTAAGGAGGACCCCTGGGAGAGGCTTAGGAAGGTCCGTGAGGGGGTTAGGAGGGCTAAGCTCCAGATGCTCTTGAGAGGGCAGAACCTAGTTGGCTACAGACACTATCCGGACGACGTGGTTGAGAAGTTCGTCGAGCTGGCCTATAAGAACGGCATAGACATATTCAGGGTCTTCGACGCCCTCAACGACTCCAGAAACCTTGCCGTGAGCATAAAGAAGGCTAAGTCCCTCGGGGCTACAGTTCAAGGTGCCATATGCTACACGATAAGCCCAATACACACCGTCGACTACTACCTGAGGTATGCTGAGGAGCTGGTCTCGATGGACGTTGACGTGATAACCATAAAGGACATGGCCGGGATACTGGATCCCTACACTGCCCACACGTTGGTCACGGAACTTAAGAAGAGGTTCAAGGTTCCGGTAAACGTGCACACCCACACCACCAGCGGCATGGCCGTAGCGACTTACGTCAAGTCTGCGGAGGCCGGCGCCGACTACATAGACACGGCGGTAAGTCCTCTCGCCTTCGGAACGGCGCAGCCGGGAATACAGGCAGTCTACTTCTCACTCAGGGAGGACCTCAGACCGGAGGTGGACCTCACCATCATTAACGAGATCTCCGAATACCTGGAGAGAGTGATTAACGAGAAATACGCTAAGCTGATGACCATCAAGGCCCTAACACCCGACCACAACGTCCTAATACATCAAGTCCCCGGCGGGATGGTCACGAACTTGATCGCGCAGTTGAAGGAGCTTAAGGCGGAGGGCCGGCTGAAGGAGGTGCTGGAGGAAATACCAAGAGTTAGGGAGGATCTCGGATGGCCTCCCTTAGTGACACCACTCTCCCAGATCGTAGGGACTCAGGCAGTGCTGAACGTACTGCTGGGCAGGTATAAGGTGGTGGCTAAGGAAGTCACTAACTACGTGGCCGGCTACTACGGAAGACCTCCAGGACGCATAAACCCAGAGGTGAGGGAGAAAGCGCTGAAGAGCGTTGAGGAAGTGCTGGCAAGGCCGGCGGACCTGCTTAAGCCAGAGCTCGGCAAATGCTATGAGGAGGTGAAGAGAATGAAGGTATTGATAACCGACGAGAACGTCATGACCTACTGCCTCTTCCCGGACGTGGCTAAGGAACTCCTTATCGAGCTCTACGACGACTACAAGAGCCAGGAGATGGAGGTTGAAGCATTAATAGCGTACTCGCAGTAA
- a CDS encoding sodium:solute symporter family protein gives MLVLIVLVALLVMWTVLGIVSSRWVRSLGDYFLAGHRMGLALLSITILAAWESHYTVMAGGESGYRYGLVGPVWYALAVGGALIILAIFAPRIKRDAPPGTISFPQYLRHRFSEARVGGVNLFEQFTAWEILIITTLSAASSTLGGAYVLQALTGLDFDSSLIVAGVFYLVYSTYGGLYAVALVDVMQLAMISILLPIVALYISSTLGGVDGVVAGLQKYSPALLGLTPDSINWMFTFLLSLLGGTLASSFLWQMIYASKNPSHAWKSLVLSGVLFMPVALTCGFIGLAGRAAGLNVAPSSASPQVVATLLPASLGLIYLLGFVAAAWSTFAANVNGNAAIVMANVVTPFFMKGAPESRKLLVSRVVALFFGILTIIIAKYAPGILWLLMFSYALRTPPVIPALIGLYTKRLSGWGAFTAALLGFVASATIYLYNSLYGTIAAWVVPLLISLVFVVLGGRK, from the coding sequence ATGTTAGTTCTAATCGTTCTAGTCGCACTGCTTGTTATGTGGACCGTCCTAGGGATCGTCAGTAGTAGGTGGGTCAGGAGTCTTGGCGACTACTTTCTAGCTGGCCATAGGATGGGATTGGCGTTACTCTCAATAACCATCCTGGCGGCTTGGGAGAGCCACTACACGGTCATGGCCGGCGGTGAATCCGGCTATAGGTACGGTCTGGTAGGTCCTGTGTGGTACGCGTTAGCGGTCGGCGGCGCTTTGATCATACTGGCTATATTTGCGCCTCGCATAAAGAGGGACGCGCCCCCCGGAACTATCTCCTTCCCCCAGTATCTCAGGCACAGGTTTAGTGAGGCACGTGTTGGGGGGGTTAATCTCTTCGAGCAGTTCACGGCTTGGGAGATTCTGATCATAACTACGTTAAGTGCGGCGTCGTCAACTCTTGGAGGCGCCTACGTCCTGCAGGCATTAACAGGATTGGATTTCGATTCCTCACTAATTGTTGCTGGCGTGTTTTACTTGGTTTACAGTACATATGGCGGACTTTATGCGGTGGCTCTAGTTGATGTCATGCAGCTAGCCATGATAAGCATACTCCTACCAATAGTCGCGCTCTACATCTCCTCGACGTTGGGTGGTGTGGACGGTGTTGTAGCCGGTTTACAGAAGTATTCACCGGCGCTCCTGGGCTTAACGCCCGATTCGATTAACTGGATGTTCACATTCCTCCTCTCCTTGTTAGGGGGGACTCTCGCCTCTTCATTCCTCTGGCAGATGATATACGCTTCTAAGAACCCCTCACACGCCTGGAAGTCGCTAGTGCTAAGCGGGGTCCTGTTCATGCCGGTAGCGTTAACGTGCGGCTTCATAGGGCTTGCTGGCCGCGCCGCAGGTCTGAACGTAGCCCCGTCCTCAGCATCGCCTCAGGTAGTGGCTACCCTACTCCCAGCCTCCCTAGGGCTTATATACTTACTTGGGTTTGTGGCTGCTGCGTGGTCTACTTTCGCCGCTAACGTCAATGGAAACGCTGCAATAGTTATGGCGAATGTCGTCACCCCCTTCTTCATGAAGGGAGCGCCGGAGAGCAGGAAACTCCTGGTGAGTAGGGTGGTTGCCCTCTTCTTCGGCATATTAACCATAATTATCGCCAAGTATGCTCCAGGCATTCTGTGGCTCCTCATGTTCTCTTACGCCTTAAGGACGCCCCCGGTGATTCCAGCGCTCATAGGCCTCTACACCAAAAGGTTGAGTGGTTGGGGGGCGTTTACTGCAGCCCTGTTAGGTTTCGTAGCCTCAGCGACGATATACCTCTACAACTCGCTTTACGGAACTATCGCGGCCTGGGTTGTCCCCCTACTGATTTCCCTGGTGTTTGTAGTACTGGGTGGTAGGAAATGA
- a CDS encoding Xaa-Pro peptidase family protein, with product MMLPKFPYDSRLKNLQGILAAKGVDVAVVLKPENTYYVSLFQAIIYSRPIAVIVPSEGDPTLIVPYLDLEHARERSPIPTIKHYYHEEEFYHILKEGLRDAGRVGLDVDSLTMHTKVKSVSEALEVVDLSKELAHLRMVKDGSEVERIRVAADITDFGMKEVMRGLEERGREVVVAARAEYAMKVRLAELLGDEGLYPWMNWTVAAALSGFRSYYPHGMVSGRKVVDGDVVIVTLDIAVEGYRAENERTFLVGRVKPEVEEYFGLMEEAQRKAIEVLRPGVLAEESDKVSRGVFAAHNALKFVTHRTGHSIGLEIHEKPNLAEGDVTALDTNMVLCVEPGIYVPNVGGFRHSDTVLITPDGPEVLTKTPKGINNLTV from the coding sequence ATGATGCTTCCGAAATTCCCGTATGACTCAAGACTCAAGAATTTGCAGGGGATCCTTGCGGCTAAGGGCGTCGACGTGGCTGTAGTGCTGAAGCCTGAGAACACGTACTACGTCAGCCTCTTCCAAGCCATAATATATTCCAGGCCGATAGCGGTTATAGTGCCTTCAGAGGGAGACCCAACACTAATAGTGCCGTATTTAGATTTAGAGCATGCTAGGGAGCGAAGCCCAATACCAACAATCAAGCATTACTACCATGAGGAGGAATTCTACCACATACTGAAAGAGGGCTTACGTGATGCAGGGAGAGTGGGGCTTGACGTTGATTCATTGACGATGCATACTAAGGTGAAGTCCGTGTCGGAGGCTCTGGAGGTGGTGGATCTTTCGAAAGAGCTCGCCCACCTGAGGATGGTTAAGGATGGGAGTGAGGTTGAAAGGATCAGAGTGGCGGCAGATATAACGGATTTCGGCATGAAGGAGGTCATGAGGGGCTTGGAGGAGAGGGGTAGGGAAGTCGTGGTCGCGGCACGTGCTGAGTATGCTATGAAGGTCAGGTTGGCTGAGTTGCTTGGCGATGAAGGGCTCTATCCTTGGATGAATTGGACCGTAGCGGCTGCGTTATCAGGGTTCAGGTCTTACTACCCTCACGGCATGGTCAGCGGCAGGAAGGTCGTTGACGGTGATGTGGTAATAGTGACGCTTGACATAGCTGTGGAGGGGTATAGGGCTGAGAACGAGAGAACATTCTTAGTCGGTAGAGTCAAGCCCGAGGTCGAGGAGTACTTCGGGCTGATGGAGGAGGCCCAGCGAAAGGCGATAGAGGTTCTGAGACCGGGTGTGTTGGCTGAGGAGTCTGATAAAGTATCGAGAGGAGTTTTTGCGGCGCACAACGCCCTCAAATTCGTTACCCACAGAACAGGACACAGCATAGGTTTGGAGATACATGAAAAGCCCAACTTAGCTGAGGGGGATGTCACGGCCCTGGACACGAACATGGTGTTGTGTGTTGAACCAGGTATATATGTGCCTAATGTTGGTGGGTTTAGGCACTCAGACACAGTCTTAATAACGCCGGACGGTCCTGAGGTGCTTACGAAAACGCCTAAAGGGATAAATAACCTAACAGTTTAG
- the pcp gene encoding pyroglutamyl-peptidase I: MKALLTGFEPFGGDKLNPSEFVVRRLPEALAKEMPGLEVVTAVLPVSFRRAGPVLRGLLSSNVPDIYIGLGLWSGISYVTVERVAVNVKDARIPDNDGEQPVDEPIEPEGPSAYFTTLPKKAILRRLRESGIPAIVSNTAGTFLCNFVTYIALHHSAMYGYPRKAGYMHLPLLPEQAAVKRGDWAGVPPSMSLETMIKAVEIALRTTVEMFDKEDEKIPP; encoded by the coding sequence ATGAAAGCCCTTCTCACAGGTTTTGAGCCCTTCGGTGGTGATAAGTTAAATCCGTCGGAGTTTGTGGTGCGTAGGCTGCCTGAAGCCCTCGCTAAGGAGATGCCCGGGCTGGAGGTCGTGACGGCGGTCCTGCCGGTCTCGTTCAGGAGGGCCGGCCCTGTCCTGAGGGGGCTTCTGAGCTCCAACGTCCCTGACATCTACATAGGTCTGGGGCTCTGGTCTGGGATATCCTACGTCACTGTTGAGAGGGTTGCGGTTAACGTTAAGGACGCTAGGATACCTGATAACGACGGTGAGCAACCTGTGGATGAACCTATAGAGCCTGAAGGCCCTTCAGCATACTTCACCACACTACCTAAGAAGGCGATCCTCAGGAGGTTGAGGGAGAGCGGCATACCCGCAATAGTTTCCAATACTGCCGGAACATTCCTGTGCAATTTCGTGACGTACATCGCATTACACCACTCGGCTATGTACGGCTACCCGAGGAAGGCTGGCTACATGCATCTGCCGCTACTTCCCGAGCAGGCGGCCGTTAAGAGGGGTGACTGGGCCGGCGTGCCGCCCAGCATGTCGTTAGAGACCATGATCAAGGCTGTTGAGATAGCGCTGAGGACGACGGTGGAGATGTTCGATAAGGAGGATGAGAAAATACCGCCTTAA
- the udp gene encoding uridine phosphorylase, whose amino-acid sequence MGSVGLRSASNPVDESGRQYHIGVRPGELPRYVLLPGDPGRVPLIASYWDEYRELSVHREYVTYVGRYRGVGLAAVSTGVGGPAAAIAVEELLRVGSDTFIRVGTTGVLRGDIKLGDLIITTAAVRYDGVSRIYVDAEYPAVASYDVLLALIEAAEELGVRYHVGITASSDSFYVGQGRPGFRNYLPRRWSDIHLRLSEVNVLNFEMEAATIFTLANIYGGRGGAVCAAIANRVTEEFSPGAGVEDAVRVANEAVRVLKEWDDLRIAKGRRYLTAGLLGEWFVRKGGLT is encoded by the coding sequence GTGGGCAGTGTGGGGCTCAGATCAGCGTCGAACCCCGTGGATGAGTCAGGCAGGCAGTACCACATCGGTGTGAGGCCTGGTGAGTTGCCTAGGTATGTCCTGCTTCCCGGGGATCCGGGGAGGGTGCCTCTGATAGCCAGTTACTGGGATGAGTATAGGGAGCTAAGCGTTCACAGGGAGTATGTGACATACGTCGGTAGGTATAGGGGTGTGGGCCTGGCGGCGGTGTCCACTGGGGTGGGGGGCCCCGCCGCCGCCATAGCTGTGGAGGAGTTGCTCAGAGTCGGCTCCGACACCTTCATAAGGGTCGGCACCACCGGGGTTTTGAGGGGGGACATAAAGTTAGGTGATCTGATAATCACGACCGCCGCCGTTAGGTATGATGGGGTCAGTAGGATCTACGTGGACGCTGAATATCCGGCGGTAGCCTCATATGACGTGCTCCTAGCGTTGATTGAGGCGGCCGAGGAGTTGGGTGTTAGATATCACGTGGGGATTACGGCGAGCAGTGACTCATTCTACGTGGGTCAGGGGAGGCCGGGCTTCAGAAATTACTTGCCGAGGCGGTGGTCTGACATACATTTAAGGCTCTCTGAAGTTAACGTGTTAAATTTCGAGATGGAGGCGGCGACGATCTTCACGCTGGCCAACATATACGGCGGTAGAGGAGGCGCCGTCTGCGCTGCGATAGCTAATAGGGTCACAGAGGAGTTTTCCCCTGGGGCGGGTGTTGAAGACGCTGTCAGGGTCGCTAACGAGGCTGTCAGGGTGCTGAAGGAGTGGGACGATCTGAGGATCGCGAAAGGCAGGAGGTATTTGACTGCGGGTTTGTTGGGTGAGTGGTTCGTGAGGAAGGGTGGCCTAACCTAG
- a CDS encoding 30S ribosomal protein S19, with product MSMGVEIPPEWKRFRYRGKTLEELINMPMDQLLQILPARARRSLLRESSTDIMRRRREYGSDESPRMKLLREIRKARELMTQGRSVKIRTHVRDMVVLPEMVGLTIDVYNGKEFVPVRIVPEMIGHFLGEYAPTTKHVKHGEPGLKATRSTLYVAMK from the coding sequence ATGTCGATGGGCGTTGAGATACCCCCTGAGTGGAAGAGGTTCAGGTACAGGGGTAAGACGCTGGAGGAACTCATAAACATGCCCATGGATCAGTTACTTCAGATACTTCCGGCAAGAGCTAGGAGATCGTTGCTTAGGGAGTCGTCCACCGACATAATGCGCAGGAGGAGGGAGTACGGATCGGACGAATCACCCAGGATGAAACTGCTTAGGGAGATCAGGAAGGCCAGGGAGTTAATGACCCAGGGCAGGAGTGTCAAGATAAGAACTCATGTAAGGGATATGGTGGTGTTGCCTGAGATGGTCGGGCTGACTATCGATGTGTATAACGGTAAGGAGTTCGTGCCCGTTAGGATAGTGCCTGAGATGATAGGGCACTTCCTCGGTGAGTATGCCCCGACCACTAAACACGTGAAGCACGGCGAGCCGGGACTCAAGGCAACTCGCTCAACACTCTACGTAGCTATGAAGTAG